One genomic window of Halobellus limi includes the following:
- a CDS encoding sulfurtransferase translates to MYEHVVVSADWLAERLDAVRVIDVRDAWEFDGIGHIPGAVNVPFAEFRSEAGDEGMLPGAEAWESLLSTAGVAPDDDVVAYDDTHGVFAARFLVTAELYGHPPDRLHLLDGDFSAWNRGHESTSESSSPPETDYAIRDPERSPLVDYGTVLDALDDGSTVVVDTRDPGEYAEGHLPGAVNLDWRELVDDETRGLKTESELTAILGDVGVTPDTRVILYCNTARRISHTYVVLRSLGYDDVGFYEGSLTEWTERGGPVETA, encoded by the coding sequence ATGTACGAACACGTCGTCGTCTCGGCCGACTGGCTGGCCGAGCGACTCGACGCGGTACGGGTGATCGACGTCCGCGACGCCTGGGAGTTCGACGGCATCGGTCACATCCCGGGCGCGGTGAACGTCCCCTTCGCGGAGTTCCGCAGCGAGGCGGGCGACGAGGGGATGCTCCCGGGAGCTGAGGCGTGGGAGTCGCTGCTCTCGACCGCCGGCGTCGCCCCCGACGACGACGTCGTCGCCTACGACGACACCCACGGCGTCTTCGCGGCGCGCTTTCTCGTGACGGCCGAACTGTACGGCCACCCGCCGGATCGGCTCCACCTCCTCGACGGCGACTTCAGCGCGTGGAACCGCGGGCACGAGTCGACGAGCGAGTCGTCGTCGCCGCCGGAGACCGACTACGCGATCCGCGACCCCGAGCGCTCCCCGCTCGTCGACTACGGGACGGTGCTCGACGCGCTCGACGACGGGTCGACCGTCGTGGTCGACACGCGCGACCCCGGCGAGTACGCCGAGGGGCACCTCCCCGGCGCGGTCAACCTCGACTGGCGGGAACTCGTCGACGACGAGACGCGCGGGCTGAAAACCGAGTCGGAACTCACCGCAATCCTCGGCGACGTCGGCGTGACGCCCGACACGCGGGTGATCCTCTACTGCAACACCGCCCGGCGGATCAGTCACACGTACGTCGTCCTGCGCTCGCTCGGGTACGACGACGTCGGCTTCTACGAGGGGAGCCTGACCGAGTGGACCGAACGCGGCGGGCCGGTCGAGACGGCGTAG